A genome region from Chryseobacterium sp. G0186 includes the following:
- a CDS encoding glycosyltransferase family 4 protein encodes MKNFELFLNGSGIPIFYVKIGLGFVFSFLITFFSIPTIVKISRRKNLMDEPGVRSSHLRKIPNLGGIAIFYSIGICASIFAYELFDLYKFLFASLIILLYVGVMDDIIVMRAYKKLVAQILVSSLVVIGSDIRIRSLFGIFGVYELSYIVSVLFSIITFIILINAFNLIDGIDGLAGGYSVICSAMFGISYYRLGEYNYPLVVLSVVIIGTVLAFLYYNLSNYRTNKVFMGDTGSMLLGFLLAFTSICFIDIFIDRKLAGVPRYHLQSAPVVAVAILILPIVDTLNVILIRLYNKKSPFDADKNHIHHKLLKLDLTHRRSTFYIILYYLMIVAVAYYLRHINVNLLLLVIVSLGFLGAYLPDLIYRLRNNKN; translated from the coding sequence ATGAAAAATTTTGAATTGTTCTTAAACGGATCGGGAATACCTATTTTCTACGTAAAAATAGGATTAGGTTTTGTATTCTCTTTTTTAATTACTTTTTTCTCCATACCTACTATTGTAAAGATCTCCAGAAGAAAGAATCTTATGGACGAGCCTGGAGTGAGAAGTTCACATCTTAGAAAAATTCCTAATCTGGGAGGTATTGCTATATTTTATTCTATCGGGATCTGCGCCTCTATTTTTGCCTACGAGTTATTTGATCTGTATAAATTCCTGTTTGCTTCACTGATTATTCTCCTGTATGTAGGAGTAATGGATGATATTATAGTAATGAGAGCCTATAAAAAGCTTGTGGCGCAAATCCTCGTATCCTCATTGGTGGTTATTGGCTCGGATATCAGAATTAGAAGCTTGTTTGGAATTTTCGGGGTCTATGAACTTAGTTATATTGTGAGTGTTCTGTTCAGTATCATTACTTTTATTATTCTCATTAATGCATTTAATCTCATAGATGGTATAGATGGGCTTGCAGGTGGGTATTCTGTGATCTGCAGTGCCATGTTTGGGATAAGCTATTATAGACTGGGAGAATATAATTACCCATTGGTTGTCCTGTCTGTGGTTATCATTGGGACTGTTTTGGCATTTTTATATTACAATTTGTCAAATTATAGAACCAACAAAGTGTTTATGGGGGATACAGGCTCCATGTTGCTGGGCTTTTTACTCGCATTTACAAGCATTTGCTTCATTGATATTTTTATTGACAGAAAACTTGCAGGTGTACCACGCTACCACTTGCAGTCTGCTCCTGTTGTTGCTGTGGCAATTCTGATTCTTCCCATTGTAGATACATTAAATGTAATTTTAATAAGACTTTACAATAAAAAATCCCCTTTTGATGCTGATAAAAACCATATTCATCACAAACTTTTAAAACTGGATCTTACCCATAGGAGATCTACATTCTATATTATTCTTTACTATTTAATGATTGTAGCGGTAGCTTATTACCTGAGACATATCAATGTGAATCTGTTGTTGTTGGTCATCGTTTCATTAGGCTTTCTGGGAGCTTATTTACCGGATTTGATATATCGCTTAAGAAATAACAAAAATTAA
- a CDS encoding glycosyltransferase family 2 protein translates to MTNVLPRISIIVPVYNVENYLAKCLDSLVNQSHKNIEVIVVDDGSEDRSSEIIRSYAQKYSEKIKAFTKQNGGLSDARNYGIDHATGDYIGFVDSDDYVTETMFEEMLFLAEKHQTKMVVCNIQKVNENNQVTQKLTQMPNMHEKINLEDHFSVFSDLSYFACNKLFKKELFEQRRFKKGAHFEDIQLIPQLLLECETIAQTQSFHYQYLERTDSITKTHTEKGLDILKAVQDVEDIFSESRYSHKKKELKNFQIFEGVYSFLAYLAFVKNEEMFYRMSDQLVVFMRERQIKIQDILKYSRFGKNYLLSLPLKKKIFYLLFFTGQKKLIRKLI, encoded by the coding sequence ATGACAAACGTTCTCCCAAGAATCTCCATTATTGTTCCTGTTTATAATGTCGAAAATTATTTGGCAAAATGCCTTGATTCATTAGTGAATCAAAGTCATAAAAATATTGAGGTTATTGTTGTGGATGACGGGAGTGAAGACAGATCATCAGAAATCATCAGGAGCTATGCTCAGAAATATTCTGAAAAAATAAAGGCTTTTACCAAGCAAAATGGAGGATTGAGCGATGCCCGGAATTATGGTATTGATCATGCTACAGGAGATTACATCGGCTTTGTGGATAGTGATGATTACGTCACAGAAACCATGTTTGAAGAAATGCTTTTTTTAGCGGAAAAACATCAGACGAAAATGGTGGTTTGCAATATTCAGAAAGTGAATGAAAACAATCAGGTAACCCAAAAGCTGACCCAGATGCCCAATATGCATGAAAAAATTAATCTGGAAGATCATTTCTCTGTTTTTTCAGATCTAAGTTATTTTGCCTGTAATAAATTGTTTAAAAAAGAGTTATTTGAACAGAGAAGATTTAAAAAGGGCGCTCATTTTGAAGATATTCAGCTCATTCCGCAGCTTTTGCTAGAATGTGAGACGATAGCACAGACCCAGAGTTTTCATTATCAATACCTTGAACGTACCGATTCTATTACGAAAACGCATACGGAAAAAGGGCTTGATATTCTGAAAGCAGTACAGGACGTAGAAGATATATTCAGTGAATCCAGATATTCACATAAAAAAAAAGAACTGAAAAATTTTCAGATTTTTGAAGGGGTTTATTCTTTTTTGGCCTATTTAGCATTTGTGAAAAATGAGGAAATGTTTTACAGAATGTCTGATCAACTGGTTGTTTTCATGAGAGAAAGGCAGATAAAAATTCAAGATATATTAAAGTATAGTCGTTTTGGTAAAAATTATCTTCTATCTTTGCCCTTGAAAAAAAAGATTTTTTATCTGTTGTTTTTTACCGGACAGAAGAAATTGATAAGAAAATTGATATAA
- a CDS encoding formimidoylglutamase, with translation MDFEDFIISPRNFKTESWQIGSRITKDIKEDSIVLLFVSDYRGAGGDAEVQDFTAVRKEFYRLSQLDFEIPVVDLGDLVSGKSVQDTHYILQEVLSACHYKRAIPIIVGGSNDFAFSLFSALNFHQKSINYTQISNIISLKQGEEINEYTFLNKIFGAKNFSIKNYHHLGYQKHLNEMDSVRLIKEVEFDIIRLAEMMNSTEKTEPFFRKADLVTVNCDAIESFGEPFSVNPQVNGLNRREVCAYMKEIGLSENLKTVGIFNYNIYSDNQLNQQLLAQMLWYLIEGINIQRSHPKERQYELFYVLIDDRQFAFKRDTFSNLWYFGDDENIENCIPCSRKDFDEAKKGWLNARLTKF, from the coding sequence ATGGATTTTGAAGACTTTATCATTTCACCAAGAAATTTCAAAACAGAAAGCTGGCAGATAGGAAGTCGGATCACAAAAGATATAAAAGAAGACAGTATCGTTCTTTTATTTGTGTCAGATTACAGAGGAGCAGGCGGAGATGCAGAAGTACAGGATTTTACAGCAGTAAGAAAGGAATTTTACAGGCTCTCACAGCTGGATTTTGAAATCCCGGTTGTAGACCTTGGCGATTTGGTTTCAGGAAAGTCCGTTCAGGATACCCATTATATCTTGCAGGAAGTTTTATCTGCATGTCATTACAAAAGAGCAATTCCGATAATTGTAGGAGGCTCCAATGATTTTGCCTTTTCATTATTTTCTGCACTAAATTTCCATCAGAAAAGCATCAATTATACTCAAATCAGCAATATTATTTCCCTTAAACAAGGAGAAGAGATTAATGAATATACCTTTTTAAACAAGATTTTCGGTGCCAAGAATTTTTCTATTAAAAACTATCACCACCTAGGCTATCAGAAACATTTGAATGAAATGGATTCTGTAAGACTGATTAAGGAAGTAGAGTTTGATATCATCCGCCTGGCTGAAATGATGAATTCTACGGAAAAGACAGAACCTTTCTTCAGAAAAGCAGATCTGGTTACCGTAAACTGTGATGCAATAGAAAGTTTTGGCGAGCCTTTTTCTGTGAATCCGCAGGTTAATGGATTAAACAGAAGGGAAGTTTGTGCCTATATGAAGGAGATCGGTTTGAGTGAAAACCTAAAAACTGTAGGGATTTTTAACTATAATATTTATTCCGATAATCAGTTGAACCAACAGCTTTTAGCTCAGATGCTATGGTACCTGATAGAGGGCATTAATATTCAAAGATCACACCCAAAGGAAAGGCAGTATGAGTTGTTCTATGTTTTAATAGATGACAGGCAATTTGCTTTCAAGCGTGATACTTTCAGTAATTTGTGGTATTTTGGCGATGATGAAAATATAGAAAATTGCATTCCGTGCTCAAGAAAAGATTTTGATGAAGCTAAAAAAGGATGGCTGAATGCAAGACTGACGAAATTTTAA
- the topA gene encoding type I DNA topoisomerase — MSKNLVIVESPAKAKTIQKYLGKDFEVKSSFGHIRDLPKKGMGIDLATFNPDYEVSADKKKLVAELKAAVKKAEMVWLASDEDREGEAIAWHLADELKLKPENRKRIVFHEITKNAILKAIDNPRDIDQNLVNAQQARRLLDRIVGFEMSPVLWKKVKPGLSAGRVQSVAVRLIVEREKEIREFKPKASFKLDGIFLNNTEQEIAAKLKKDFEKESDAEKFLEQAKTTEFKVLNVETKPGTRSASAPFTTSTLQQEASSRLGYNVTNTMRLAQRLYEEGFITYMRTDSVNLSQEAIEGAKKQIISEYGAEYSSPRNYTTKSASAQEAHEAIRPTDFGVKSIGDAQLNKLYQLIYRRTLASQMANAKIEKTVIEIGNVSLPHHFEAQGEVIIFDGFLKAYGIVKTEDEDEENNEKLLPKVKVGEILSYKTITATEKFTRPSARYTEAGLVRKLEELGIGRPSTYAPTIQTIQNREYVDKREIEPQTREVIKMSLVKDKIKKVVLDEKFGGDKNKFIPTDIGEVVNDFLTDNFKEILDYGFTARVEGSFDEIANGDQKWKEMMTDFYSKFHPRIEDVEENADRATGDRLLGVDPKTGKNVHARIGRFGAMIQIGETDDEEKPIFASLMSSQNIATITFEEAMELFKLPFDLNEVDGHPVSVGVGRFGPYVKWGDTFISIPKGEDPLSITQTRAEEIINEKKKADAPIATYKGDPVTKGTGRFGPFIKYKDIFVNVPKKYNFDNLSQSDINELIDAKLEKEANRYIQQWEKEKISIENGRWGPFIKFGKAMFKIPKKSDDTKYDGEELKDISLDEVKKWITDQDKNAFAEKKKPAAKKATTAKKTTAAKKPAAKKK, encoded by the coding sequence ATGTCGAAAAATTTAGTAATCGTAGAGTCCCCGGCAAAAGCAAAAACTATTCAGAAATATTTAGGTAAGGATTTTGAAGTGAAATCCAGTTTCGGTCATATCCGGGATTTACCTAAAAAAGGAATGGGAATAGACCTTGCCACCTTTAATCCTGATTACGAAGTTTCAGCAGACAAGAAGAAATTGGTGGCTGAATTAAAGGCCGCTGTAAAGAAAGCAGAAATGGTTTGGCTGGCTTCCGATGAAGACCGCGAGGGAGAAGCTATTGCATGGCACTTAGCAGATGAACTGAAGCTGAAACCTGAAAACAGAAAGAGAATTGTTTTCCATGAGATTACTAAAAATGCCATTCTAAAAGCAATTGATAATCCTAGGGATATTGACCAAAACCTGGTAAATGCCCAGCAGGCAAGAAGACTACTGGATAGAATCGTAGGTTTTGAAATGTCTCCGGTTTTATGGAAGAAGGTAAAACCAGGACTATCCGCAGGAAGAGTACAGTCTGTAGCCGTAAGATTAATTGTAGAAAGAGAAAAAGAAATCCGCGAATTTAAACCGAAAGCAAGTTTTAAACTTGACGGGATCTTCTTAAACAATACAGAACAGGAAATTGCTGCCAAGCTTAAAAAAGACTTTGAGAAAGAAAGCGATGCCGAAAAATTCCTTGAGCAGGCAAAAACTACAGAATTTAAAGTTCTGAATGTTGAAACAAAGCCAGGAACACGTTCTGCGTCAGCTCCATTTACTACGTCTACACTTCAGCAGGAAGCATCATCAAGATTAGGATACAATGTGACCAATACCATGCGTTTGGCACAGAGGCTCTACGAAGAAGGGTTCATAACCTATATGAGAACAGACTCCGTAAACCTTTCTCAGGAAGCAATTGAAGGAGCAAAAAAGCAGATTATTTCAGAATATGGAGCAGAATATTCTTCTCCAAGAAACTATACCACAAAATCAGCATCCGCACAGGAGGCCCACGAAGCAATCCGCCCTACGGACTTTGGAGTGAAAAGTATAGGAGATGCCCAGTTGAATAAGTTATATCAATTGATTTACAGAAGAACACTGGCTTCTCAGATGGCAAATGCAAAGATTGAAAAAACAGTAATTGAGATCGGAAACGTTTCATTGCCACATCATTTTGAAGCACAAGGAGAAGTTATTATTTTTGATGGTTTCCTAAAGGCTTACGGAATTGTAAAAACCGAAGATGAAGATGAAGAAAATAATGAGAAACTATTACCGAAAGTAAAAGTCGGAGAAATCCTAAGCTATAAAACAATCACTGCTACTGAAAAATTCACAAGACCAAGTGCGAGATATACAGAAGCCGGTTTGGTCAGAAAATTAGAAGAGCTAGGGATTGGTAGACCATCTACCTATGCGCCAACAATTCAGACCATTCAGAACAGAGAATATGTAGATAAACGCGAGATTGAGCCACAAACCCGTGAGGTGATCAAAATGTCTTTAGTAAAAGACAAGATCAAAAAAGTGGTTCTTGATGAAAAGTTTGGTGGTGATAAAAATAAATTTATTCCTACAGATATAGGAGAAGTTGTAAATGACTTCCTGACAGATAACTTCAAGGAAATCCTAGACTATGGCTTTACGGCAAGAGTAGAAGGAAGCTTTGATGAAATTGCGAATGGTGATCAGAAGTGGAAGGAAATGATGACAGATTTCTATTCAAAATTCCACCCAAGAATTGAAGATGTAGAAGAAAATGCAGACCGTGCAACAGGAGACAGACTTTTAGGAGTAGATCCAAAGACCGGTAAAAATGTTCACGCCAGAATCGGAAGATTTGGAGCTATGATCCAGATTGGAGAAACTGACGATGAAGAAAAACCAATTTTCGCATCATTAATGTCCAGTCAAAATATCGCTACCATCACTTTTGAAGAAGCAATGGAGTTGTTTAAATTGCCTTTCGATCTCAATGAAGTTGATGGACATCCGGTTTCCGTTGGAGTAGGAAGATTTGGTCCCTACGTAAAATGGGGAGATACCTTTATCAGTATTCCCAAAGGTGAAGATCCTCTTTCGATCACTCAAACCCGTGCAGAAGAAATCATCAATGAGAAGAAAAAGGCAGATGCACCCATTGCAACCTATAAAGGAGATCCTGTAACCAAGGGAACAGGGAGGTTTGGCCCATTTATCAAGTATAAAGATATCTTTGTAAACGTTCCGAAGAAATATAACTTTGATAACCTTTCTCAGAGTGATATCAACGAACTGATTGATGCCAAGCTGGAAAAAGAAGCCAACAGATATATCCAGCAATGGGAAAAAGAAAAAATTTCCATTGAAAACGGAAGATGGGGGCCTTTCATCAAGTTTGGAAAAGCAATGTTTAAAATTCCAAAGAAAAGTGATGATACCAAATATGATGGAGAAGAGTTGAAAGATATTTCTCTTGATGAGGTTAAAAAATGGATCACTGATCAGGATAAAAATGCATTTGCAGAAAAGAAAAAACCTGCAGCCAAAAAAGCAACCACTGCTAAGAAGACTACCGCTGCTAAGAAACCAGCTGCAAAAAAGAAGTAA